Proteins co-encoded in one Acipenser ruthenus chromosome 3, fAciRut3.2 maternal haplotype, whole genome shotgun sequence genomic window:
- the LOC117394941 gene encoding probable thiopurine S-methyltransferase has product MTDSKSHDLKTQESRVMAVDEWLDRWKEGKIGFHQDQVHKLLKKHLDAILDGRKKIRWFFPLCGKAVDMKWLADMGHSIVGVDVSEIAIKEFFTDQNLPYTEEPVPAIPGAKAFKSSDGKISLYNCNLYDFCSSIAGKFDGIWDRGSLVAINPSDRQRYATLIVSLMTKDCRYLLDTLLYNPSLYKGPPFYVPDDAVADLFGKMCNIQMLESVDALTERQKAWGIDYFTEKVHLLTLTS; this is encoded by the exons ATGACGGACAGTAAATCCCATGACCTCAAAACCCAAGAAAGCAGAGTGATGGCAGTTGATGAATGGCTGGATCGATGGAAAGAGGGCAAGATTGGATTCCATCAAGACCAAGTACATAA gCTGTTGAAGAAACATCTTGATGCAATTCTTGATGGAAGGAAGAAAATCCGTTGGTTTTTCCCACTGTGTGGAAAAGCTGTTGATATGAAATG gttaGCAGACATGGGTCACTCTATAGTGGGTGTAGATGTGAGTGAGATTGCTATTAAAGAATTCTTCACTGACCAAAACCTTCCCTACACTGAGGAGCCAGTGCCTGCAATACCAGGGGCCAAGGCCtttaag agttCTGATGGAAAAATATCCTTGTACAACTGCAATTTATATGACTTCTGTAG CTCAATTGCTGGCAAATTTGATGGCATCTGGGACAGAGGTTCCTTAGTAGCAATTAACCCTTCGGATAGGCAACG CTATGCCACATTGATCGTCTCTTTGATGACCAAAGACTGTCGCTACCTCTTGGACACCTTGCTGTACAACCCAAGTTTATATAAGG GTCCTCCATTTTATGTACCAGATGATGCAGTTGCAGATTTATTTG gtaaaATGTGCAACATTCAGATGTTGGAGTCTGTTGATGCACTAACAGAAAGACAGAAGGCCTGGGGAATAGATTATTTCACTGAGAAAGTACATCTTCTGACCCTGACTTCTTGA